One genomic window of Meiothermus cerbereus DSM 11376 includes the following:
- a CDS encoding 30S ribosomal protein S1 yields the protein MEDQATQTPVETGKEPQVFSMEQALQDAEARLEKTVQRGQIVSGKVVLVTNDGVMVDIGARTEAIIPFNQLTEENLPEEELKNLLKPGDTVTAYVVRADLENGQVVLSKKRAEADQSWVKIQALYEQGEPVMVEVKEKVKGGLVATIEGIRAFLPASQVDLKRTPDLDEYVGQKFLVKIIELNRKKGRIILSRRTVLEAEQKAARSQILASLKEGDIVEGQVVEVTEFGVFVALGGVDGLVHRSEITWGRFNHPKDVVQKGQTVKAKVLSVDTERERVNLSMKALSEDPWLTVSEKHPVGSRLTGKVVGLTQFGAFVEVEPGLEGLIHISELSWVKRPKHPGEILKEGQEVEAQVLRIDPVERRLSLGLKQTQPDPWKSLPDRYPPGTPVKGKVTGLTDFGVFVEIEPGIEGLIHVSELAYERIEKPSEMFKKGDEVEAAILQIDPVEQRISLSRKRLLTPPPQAVGAPSGEEGEGRKGRREGKDGERPKRAKGKGGSREGRGRDRDYDYGLGGGAAAYTNYDPSVATASNTNVKLGDVFGDLLSQLTLEQDKDKEKA from the coding sequence ATGGAAGACCAAGCTACCCAGACTCCAGTGGAAACTGGAAAAGAACCCCAAGTTTTTAGCATGGAGCAAGCCCTGCAAGATGCAGAGGCAAGGCTCGAGAAGACCGTCCAGCGCGGCCAGATTGTCAGCGGCAAAGTGGTGCTCGTCACCAACGATGGCGTAATGGTAGACATCGGGGCGCGCACCGAAGCCATCATTCCGTTCAACCAGCTTACCGAGGAGAACCTGCCCGAAGAGGAACTCAAGAACCTCCTCAAGCCAGGCGACACCGTAACCGCCTACGTGGTGCGGGCCGACCTCGAGAACGGCCAGGTGGTGCTCTCCAAAAAACGGGCCGAAGCCGACCAGAGCTGGGTCAAGATTCAGGCCCTCTACGAGCAGGGCGAGCCGGTGATGGTGGAGGTGAAGGAAAAGGTTAAGGGGGGACTGGTTGCTACCATCGAAGGAATTCGTGCCTTCCTGCCTGCCAGCCAAGTGGATCTGAAGCGCACCCCAGACCTCGACGAATATGTAGGCCAGAAATTCCTGGTCAAAATCATCGAGCTTAACCGCAAAAAGGGCCGGATTATCCTATCGCGGCGCACGGTTCTGGAAGCTGAACAAAAGGCGGCCCGCAGCCAGATACTCGCCAGCCTGAAGGAAGGCGACATCGTCGAAGGGCAGGTTGTCGAGGTAACCGAGTTTGGCGTGTTTGTGGCCCTGGGCGGCGTGGACGGCCTGGTACACCGCAGCGAGATTACCTGGGGCCGCTTCAACCACCCCAAGGACGTGGTGCAAAAGGGCCAGACCGTCAAGGCCAAGGTGCTCTCGGTGGACACCGAGCGCGAGCGGGTCAACCTCTCGATGAAAGCCCTCAGCGAAGACCCCTGGCTGACCGTTTCGGAAAAGCACCCCGTGGGCTCCAGGCTCACCGGCAAGGTGGTAGGTCTGACCCAGTTCGGGGCTTTCGTGGAAGTGGAGCCTGGCCTCGAGGGTCTGATTCACATCTCCGAGCTGTCCTGGGTCAAGCGCCCCAAGCACCCCGGTGAGATCCTGAAGGAGGGCCAGGAAGTGGAGGCCCAGGTGCTGCGTATCGACCCCGTCGAGCGCCGGCTCTCGCTGGGCCTGAAGCAGACCCAGCCCGACCCCTGGAAGAGCCTGCCCGACCGTTACCCCCCTGGCACCCCGGTCAAGGGCAAGGTTACCGGCCTCACCGACTTCGGGGTATTTGTGGAGATCGAGCCGGGCATCGAAGGCCTGATCCACGTCTCCGAGCTGGCCTACGAGCGCATCGAGAAGCCCTCTGAAATGTTCAAGAAGGGGGACGAGGTCGAGGCCGCCATCCTGCAGATTGACCCGGTAGAGCAGCGCATCAGCCTCTCGCGCAAGCGCCTCCTAACCCCACCCCCTCAAGCGGTCGGGGCGCCCAGCGGCGAGGAAGGCGAGGGACGCAAAGGCCGCCGCGAGGGCAAGGATGGCGAGCGCCCCAAGCGTGCGAAGGGCAAAGGTGGTTCCCGCGAAGGCCGTGGCCGCGACCGTGACTACGACTACGGCCTGGGTGGTGGGGCGGCAGCCTACACCAACTACGACCCCAGCGTGGCAACCGCTTCCAACACCAACGTGAAGCTGGGCGACGTCTTTGGCGACCTCCTGAGCCAGCTCACCCTTGAACAGGACAAGGACAAAGAAAAGGCCTGA
- a CDS encoding aminopeptidase yields the protein MESRFASLLARYCLDLQPGQTVLIEAEAAALPLLEALQEVVLQCGAYPVVQLFPAAVSRPFFLYGEAWLNQTPAPQMALMEHVDASLRIESALNPLELSEVPPARIAQFRTGWRPYIQKRARKRWCLTLYPTAGYAQQAGMSTAAFRALVERALYLDRADPIAAWNELSAFQAALIERLQKVKEIRIQADGTDLRLRVEGRTWINSDGKRNMPSGEVFTGPLEASAEGEVRFNLPVVVSGQRVEGVRLRFREGRVVEASAQTGEEYLQRMLEADPGARYLGELGIGTNFGISRPTGLILYDEKIGGTVHLALGQSYPETGGSNTSSIHWDLILDLRQGGRLLADGEVLQENGQFVGL from the coding sequence ATGGAAAGCCGTTTTGCCTCTCTGCTGGCCCGCTACTGCCTGGATTTACAGCCGGGCCAGACCGTCCTGATTGAAGCCGAAGCCGCTGCGCTACCTTTGCTCGAGGCCTTGCAGGAGGTGGTTTTGCAGTGCGGCGCTTACCCTGTGGTGCAGCTTTTCCCGGCGGCGGTCTCGAGGCCTTTTTTCCTGTATGGCGAAGCCTGGCTGAACCAGACCCCGGCGCCCCAGATGGCGCTGATGGAGCACGTAGACGCCAGCCTGCGTATCGAGAGCGCTTTGAACCCGCTCGAGCTCAGCGAAGTGCCCCCGGCCCGCATCGCACAGTTTCGCACCGGGTGGCGGCCTTACATCCAAAAGCGAGCCCGCAAGCGCTGGTGCCTGACCCTGTACCCCACCGCAGGCTACGCCCAGCAGGCGGGCATGTCCACCGCCGCTTTTCGGGCCTTGGTGGAGCGGGCCCTGTACCTCGACCGCGCCGACCCCATCGCGGCCTGGAACGAACTATCGGCCTTCCAGGCCGCCCTCATCGAGCGGCTGCAAAAGGTAAAGGAAATCCGTATTCAGGCCGACGGAACCGACCTGCGCCTGCGGGTGGAAGGGCGCACCTGGATTAACTCCGATGGCAAGCGCAACATGCCCAGCGGCGAGGTGTTTACCGGCCCCCTCGAGGCCTCTGCCGAGGGTGAGGTGCGCTTTAACCTGCCGGTGGTGGTTTCGGGGCAGCGGGTGGAGGGGGTGCGGCTGCGCTTCCGGGAAGGCCGGGTGGTGGAGGCCAGCGCCCAGACCGGGGAGGAATACCTGCAAAGGATGCTCGAGGCCGACCCTGGGGCCCGCTATCTGGGAGAGCTTGGCATCGGCACCAACTTTGGCATCAGCCGCCCCACCGGCCTGATTCTCTACGACGAAAAAATCGGCGGTACGGTGCATCTGGCGCTGGGCCAGAGCTACCCCGAAACCGGCGGAAGCAACACCTCCTCGATTCACTGGGATCTGATTCTGGACCTGCGCCAGGGAGGGCGGCTTTTGGCCGATGGCGAGGTGTTGCAGGAAAACGGGCAGTTTGTGGGTCTATAG
- a CDS encoding P-II family nitrogen regulator, protein MKLIVAIVRSEKLNDVLEALFKAEVRGLSISRVQGHGGETERVETYRGTTVKMELSEKVRLEIGVSDHFVEPTVRAIMEGARTGEVGDGKIFVLPVEKVYRIRTGEQDTAAVTPVS, encoded by the coding sequence GTGAAATTGATTGTTGCTATCGTCCGCAGCGAGAAGCTCAACGATGTTCTGGAAGCCCTCTTTAAAGCCGAGGTGCGGGGCCTGTCGATTAGCCGGGTACAGGGCCACGGTGGCGAGACTGAGCGGGTCGAGACCTACCGGGGTACTACCGTCAAGATGGAGCTTTCGGAGAAGGTGCGGCTGGAAATCGGCGTCTCGGATCACTTCGTGGAGCCAACGGTGCGGGCCATTATGGAGGGGGCGCGTACTGGCGAAGTGGGTGACGGCAAAATTTTCGTGCTGCCAGTAGAAAAGGTCTACCGCATTCGCACTGGCGAGCAAGACACTGCTGCCGTCACGCCGGTTTCATAA
- a CDS encoding DeoR family transcriptional regulator, which yields MTERQRRILHLLVDSYIQTQAPVASGVLAQQLSLSPATVRYELIELEQQGLIGKPHTSAGRVPTRAGFRHYALSKLPPSPLPQATLDKLAQVLDGAGSRRETLLVQVASKLAGYPAMLRLRPQRAPKLLQVHLSNLTPGKVLAVAVLEGGRVREARVELSFTPTEAQLNEAEQRLYKAAEPIRASTPAMMELFESIGRAFAQGSQEEYREGMGLLLSEPEAQNPLFLRQAIAVFEAPSDPTFTPPGGMNVRVGEEEGLSLVQAGIKVNDQVGELTLLGPVRMRYERALSVAFTMSQVYMGKWAPGSGHPAH from the coding sequence ATGACCGAACGGCAACGGCGCATACTGCACCTTCTGGTGGATAGCTATATCCAGACCCAGGCCCCAGTAGCTTCGGGGGTCTTGGCCCAGCAATTGTCGCTGTCGCCTGCTACGGTGCGGTACGAGCTGATTGAGCTCGAGCAGCAAGGTCTAATCGGCAAGCCCCACACCTCAGCCGGGCGCGTCCCCACCCGCGCCGGCTTCCGCCACTATGCGCTCTCCAAACTGCCACCCAGCCCCCTACCCCAGGCCACGCTGGACAAGCTGGCCCAGGTGCTGGATGGGGCTGGCTCGAGGCGGGAAACACTGCTGGTGCAGGTGGCTTCCAAGCTCGCCGGCTACCCGGCCATGCTGCGGCTGCGGCCCCAGCGTGCACCCAAACTGTTGCAGGTGCACCTTTCCAACCTGACACCCGGTAAGGTACTGGCGGTTGCGGTTCTGGAAGGTGGGCGGGTGCGCGAGGCCCGCGTCGAGCTGTCCTTCACGCCCACCGAAGCACAGCTCAACGAAGCAGAGCAGCGCCTGTACAAAGCCGCCGAGCCAATCAGGGCCAGCACACCGGCCATGATGGAGCTATTCGAATCCATCGGAAGGGCCTTTGCCCAGGGTAGCCAGGAGGAGTACCGCGAGGGAATGGGCCTCTTGCTGAGCGAGCCGGAAGCCCAGAACCCCCTGTTCTTGCGCCAGGCCATTGCGGTATTCGAGGCCCCCAGCGACCCCACCTTTACCCCCCCAGGCGGCATGAACGTTCGGGTGGGTGAGGAGGAAGGGCTTTCGCTGGTGCAGGCCGGCATCAAAGTTAACGACCAGGTGGGCGAGCTTACGCTTCTGGGGCCGGTGCGTATGCGCTACGAAAGGGCCTTATCGGTGGCTTTTACCATGAGCCAGGTCTACATGGGAAAGTGGGCGCCCGGTTCTGGACACCCGGCCCATTAA
- a CDS encoding PEGA domain-containing protein, translating to MKKLVGILGLALLSALAQPLRPQSIIVNPTPPQDLQVRVWVDKDPNKTGNPVYQFGENIQISVQVSQPAYVYLFSVRATGEISGILPNAFEQQNLLRAGEVRTFPGPGARYTFTVEGPAGQDRVLAVASRRPLDVSEIINIQTGEARIQGESNLARALSIVVTPIPTNDWVSDEAYYIAGQLPPPPPTTGTLSVNSIPSGAQVLINGRVVGNTPLTVELLPGSYTLELRRSGYNPLRTPFTIQAGQVTQLNLPLVATPPPTGVLSVDSNPRGAQVLVNGRLVGNTPLNVTLNPGSYTVELRRSGFSPFRTLVTIQAGRTTRLSINLVGIAPPPQPVQPVQPVQPVQPVQPVQPVRPPSGSFTYTCQGGTLVVNYISSNQVRLFYDGAFQTLPLVRSGAELVYSNNTYTWEIGQVGRLIVRGQVVLSNCRI from the coding sequence ATGAAAAAACTCGTGGGTATTTTGGGCTTGGCTTTGCTTTCGGCCCTGGCGCAACCTTTGCGCCCCCAGAGCATTATCGTGAACCCCACGCCCCCGCAAGACCTTCAGGTGCGCGTCTGGGTGGACAAAGACCCCAACAAAACCGGCAACCCGGTCTACCAGTTTGGCGAGAACATCCAGATCTCGGTGCAGGTCAGCCAGCCGGCCTATGTGTATCTCTTTAGCGTGCGGGCTACCGGCGAGATTAGCGGCATTCTCCCCAACGCCTTTGAGCAGCAGAACCTGTTGCGCGCCGGCGAGGTGCGTACCTTCCCCGGCCCCGGAGCCCGCTACACCTTTACCGTGGAAGGCCCGGCCGGGCAGGATCGGGTGCTGGCCGTGGCCAGCCGCCGCCCGCTGGATGTCTCGGAGATTATCAACATCCAGACCGGCGAAGCCCGCATCCAGGGCGAGAGCAACCTGGCCCGGGCCCTCTCGATTGTGGTCACGCCCATCCCCACCAACGACTGGGTCTCGGACGAGGCCTACTACATCGCCGGGCAACTGCCCCCACCCCCGCCCACTACCGGCACCCTGTCGGTGAACAGCATCCCCAGCGGGGCCCAGGTGCTGATTAATGGGCGCGTGGTGGGCAATACCCCCCTTACAGTCGAGCTATTGCCGGGTAGCTATACCCTCGAGCTCCGTCGCAGCGGCTACAACCCCCTGCGTACCCCCTTCACCATCCAGGCCGGGCAGGTGACCCAGCTCAACCTGCCGCTCGTAGCCACACCTCCGCCCACCGGCGTGCTGTCGGTAGACAGCAATCCCAGGGGCGCCCAGGTGCTGGTGAACGGCCGGCTGGTGGGCAATACCCCCCTGAACGTCACCCTCAACCCCGGCAGCTACACAGTGGAGCTGCGGCGCAGCGGCTTCAGCCCCTTCCGCACCCTGGTCACCATCCAGGCAGGCCGTACTACGCGCCTGAGCATCAACCTGGTCGGTATCGCGCCACCCCCACAACCTGTGCAGCCGGTGCAACCCGTCCAGCCGGTACAGCCCGTGCAACCCGTACAGCCGGTGCGCCCACCCTCGGGCTCCTTCACCTACACCTGCCAGGGTGGCACCCTGGTGGTGAACTACATCAGCAGCAACCAGGTGCGCCTGTTCTACGACGGGGCCTTCCAGACCCTGCCCCTGGTTCGCAGCGGGGCCGAGCTGGTTTACTCCAACAACACCTACACCTGGGAAATTGGGCAGGTGGGCCGCCTGATCGTGCGGGGCCAGGTGGTGTTGTCGAACTGCCGTATTTAG
- a CDS encoding DUF6691 family protein, with translation MALPIRDEFEVQTQAGPGSGSGLLTLVPYLLAGAFFGLVAIRSEIASWYRIYEMFRFESFHMYGVIGSAVLTALLALWLLRRLGVKSRDGEPLHVRPADPGRYRYVLGGVVFGLGWGLVGACPGPIYALLGSGYAGAAVILLGALLGTYVYGLVQQRLPH, from the coding sequence ATGGCGCTTCCCATCCGTGATGAGTTCGAAGTACAGACACAGGCTGGCCCCGGTAGCGGCTCAGGCCTACTGACCCTCGTACCGTATCTACTAGCCGGGGCTTTTTTTGGGTTGGTGGCCATCCGAAGCGAGATTGCCTCGTGGTACCGCATCTACGAGATGTTCCGCTTCGAGTCGTTTCACATGTACGGGGTGATTGGTAGCGCAGTGTTGACCGCCCTGCTCGCGCTGTGGCTCTTACGGCGACTGGGGGTAAAGTCGCGCGACGGCGAGCCCCTGCACGTCCGCCCGGCTGACCCAGGGCGCTACCGCTATGTGCTGGGGGGGGTGGTGTTTGGGCTGGGCTGGGGGCTGGTGGGGGCCTGCCCCGGCCCCATCTATGCGCTGTTGGGCAGCGGCTACGCCGGGGCAGCAGTGATACTACTCGGAGCACTGCTGGGCACGTATGT
- a CDS encoding E3 binding domain-containing protein yields the protein MSEVKITPLARRLAEENGIDWRQIKGTGPDGTVVERDILAFLAKVMAGEVNLPPAPEEAAPPPSAVPDMAQAQALLQKEGVQLGDLVPSAPASPAPPAESALPTLEDIEFDLDLDLDTTPPPVPPAAAAFEEAPTLAPEPEIVPSFDEPEPLTPSEPLSPLQWEEPEPFPPPINPVAEVNPALTDLPPLPPEPDLEPSSASPKLIWETQEVLTNLETPAPAPSPLQAGMSFSNTPAPFPVAELPGEAPPVAPEEASAPAEEPTLSPTPAEEVAEPPTPSETPAPELAVEAPAPAAPPTMLRIQAWQRLVAIGPAQEAAQTLSEAWNMEVGLEALLYRAADKALADTQTPLRPTKGRLEGDTLKSLRVAPAQSLRGALDSLRMASDPAEGLVVLSLVDSAFDQVIFPGLSTLTLGRASGGHALLTLSGDLGTELAGKLLERVAYYLERPILLA from the coding sequence ATGAGCGAAGTCAAAATCACCCCGCTGGCCCGTCGTCTGGCGGAAGAAAACGGCATAGACTGGCGTCAAATTAAGGGCACCGGCCCCGATGGCACGGTGGTCGAGCGGGATATTCTGGCTTTTCTGGCAAAGGTAATGGCAGGTGAGGTTAATCTGCCTCCAGCCCCCGAAGAAGCCGCCCCTCCCCCCAGCGCCGTTCCCGATATGGCCCAGGCCCAGGCCCTTTTGCAAAAGGAGGGGGTACAGCTTGGCGATCTGGTGCCTTCGGCGCCCGCTTCCCCAGCCCCACCGGCAGAATCGGCCCTGCCCACCCTGGAAGACATCGAGTTTGACCTCGATCTCGACCTCGACACAACCCCTCCCCCGGTGCCTCCGGCTGCGGCCGCCTTCGAGGAAGCCCCCACCCTGGCCCCCGAGCCCGAAATTGTGCCCAGCTTCGACGAGCCCGAGCCGCTCACACCCAGCGAGCCCCTTTCCCCGCTCCAGTGGGAAGAACCCGAGCCCTTCCCTCCCCCCATCAACCCGGTAGCGGAGGTCAACCCCGCCCTGACCGACCTGCCCCCGCTGCCCCCCGAGCCCGACCTCGAGCCCTCCAGCGCCTCTCCCAAGCTCATCTGGGAAACCCAGGAGGTTCTGACCAATCTGGAAACACCCGCGCCTGCACCCAGCCCTTTGCAGGCCGGCATGAGTTTCAGCAACACCCCAGCCCCCTTCCCCGTCGCCGAGCTTCCGGGAGAAGCACCCCCCGTGGCCCCCGAGGAAGCCAGCGCTCCAGCAGAAGAACCTACTCTATCCCCAACCCCCGCAGAGGAAGTAGCTGAGCCCCCGACCCCCTCGGAGACACCAGCCCCCGAACTCGCTGTGGAAGCGCCCGCTCCGGCGGCCCCGCCAACCATGCTGCGGATACAGGCCTGGCAACGTCTGGTAGCCATTGGCCCGGCCCAGGAGGCCGCCCAGACCCTGAGCGAGGCCTGGAACATGGAAGTTGGGCTCGAGGCCCTGCTTTACCGCGCAGCCGACAAAGCCCTGGCCGATACCCAGACCCCCCTGCGCCCCACCAAAGGCCGCCTCGAGGGCGACACACTCAAAAGCCTGCGGGTGGCCCCTGCCCAGTCGCTGCGCGGAGCCCTGGACTCTTTGCGCATGGCCTCCGACCCCGCCGAGGGGCTGGTGGTGCTCTCGCTGGTAGACAGCGCTTTTGATCAGGTCATCTTCCCCGGCCTGTCCACCCTCACCCTGGGCCGGGCCAGCGGAGGCCATGCTTTGCTCACCCTAAGCGGCGACCTGGGCACCGAACTGGCCGGAAAGCTGCTGGAGCGGGTGGCCTACTACCTCGAGCGGCCTATCCTGTTGGCCTGA
- a CDS encoding molybdenum cofactor biosynthesis protein — protein MRVQVLLFALYREQAGQARLQLELPEGSSVADAKALLEAQYPLQLTGGLAAINEQLAQPSDPLKDGDELAFLPPVSGGSTQSQVTANDSFGLTYQALAVQPWVDWASDDPYGAVISFLGTTRSPNKGLAVTHLEYEAYPSMAEKVMQQIIAEMRARWVLGRVALWHRLGRVLPSEGSILIVVSAPHRPEAFEACRYAIERVKQILPVWKKEFLPDGSYWVEGHAPEGHRL, from the coding sequence ATGCGTGTACAGGTATTGTTATTTGCCCTTTACCGTGAGCAAGCAGGGCAGGCCCGGCTGCAGCTCGAGCTGCCCGAAGGCTCGAGCGTTGCCGATGCCAAAGCCCTGCTGGAAGCCCAGTACCCCTTACAGCTCACCGGTGGGCTGGCTGCCATCAACGAGCAGCTCGCTCAGCCCAGCGACCCCCTGAAAGACGGCGACGAGCTAGCTTTCTTACCCCCGGTGTCGGGTGGCTCCACACAAAGCCAGGTAACCGCCAACGACAGCTTTGGCCTAACCTACCAGGCTTTGGCCGTGCAACCCTGGGTAGACTGGGCCTCCGACGACCCCTATGGCGCAGTCATCAGCTTTCTGGGCACCACCCGCAGCCCCAACAAAGGCCTGGCCGTCACCCACCTGGAATACGAAGCCTACCCCAGCATGGCCGAAAAGGTCATGCAGCAAATTATTGCCGAGATGCGCGCGCGCTGGGTGCTGGGCCGGGTGGCGCTCTGGCACCGCCTGGGCCGGGTTCTCCCCAGCGAAGGCTCCATCCTGATTGTGGTCTCGGCGCCCCACCGCCCCGAGGCCTTCGAGGCCTGTCGCTACGCCATTGAGCGGGTCAAGCAGATTCTACCGGTGTGGAAGAAAGAATTTCTGCCCGATGGCTCCTATTGGGTAGAAGGGCACGCACCCGAAGGGCACCGGCTTTAG
- a CDS encoding YeeE/YedE family protein has product MEWLTQPWPWYVAGPLIGLTVPLLLLVGNRRFGISSSLRHVCAALGSRLPFFQYNWRAESWNLAFVLGIVLGGFVAGVLLGNPNPVQLNPQTVGALEQMGVSADSGFLPRELFSWQAVLNPAGFLFLLLGGFLIGFGARWAAGCTSGHSITGLAALQLPSLLATLGFFAGGLIAAHIILPWALFWLR; this is encoded by the coding sequence ATGGAATGGCTTACCCAGCCCTGGCCCTGGTATGTGGCCGGCCCCTTGATTGGCCTGACCGTACCCCTGTTGCTCCTGGTGGGCAACCGGCGTTTTGGCATCTCCTCTTCACTAAGGCACGTGTGCGCAGCGCTGGGCAGCCGGCTGCCCTTCTTCCAGTACAACTGGCGGGCCGAAAGCTGGAACCTGGCCTTTGTGCTGGGCATCGTGCTGGGGGGGTTTGTGGCGGGGGTGCTCCTGGGCAACCCCAACCCGGTGCAGCTCAATCCCCAGACCGTAGGGGCGCTAGAGCAGATGGGGGTCTCGGCGGATTCGGGCTTCTTGCCCAGGGAACTTTTTTCCTGGCAGGCGGTGTTGAACCCGGCAGGCTTCTTATTTTTGCTGCTGGGCGGATTCCTGATTGGCTTTGGGGCCCGCTGGGCGGCGGGCTGCACCTCGGGCCACTCCATTACCGGTCTGGCGGCGCTGCAACTGCCCTCGCTGCTGGCAACGCTGGGCTTCTTTGCGGGCGGACTGATAGCGGCCCACATCATCCTGCCCTGGGCGCTCTTCTGGCTGAGGTGA
- a CDS encoding ammonium transporter has protein sequence MKNLRIPLFLLALLGSLAFAEDLEFSAADTAWMLVATGLVLLMTPALAFFYGGLVRSKNALNTMMMSFSALGFVAVAWALLGYTLALSGEGNFIGDLRYLFLNNVGLENKGAIADISIPHMLWMIFQGTFAIITAALISGAVVERMRFPAFLLFITLWSLFVYAPLAKWVWGGGFLADLGAWDFAGGTVVHINSGIAALVAALVLGARKDFGRQAILPHNVPFVLLGAALLWFGWFGFNAGSAWAASATAGLALTNTILAPAATIVAWSLIDLGRTGRVTAVGLATAIVVGLVVITPAAAFVSPLFALAMGAIGAFPSYYVLLWRARSGLDDSLDVFAAHGVGGITGAILTGVFAQKSVNGLFDGLIAGNPAQVLIQAFAVLIAVVFSAAMTFVLLKLVGAIIPLKAAAKEEGVGMDITQHGEEAYTSGEGAILLKSETPVPVARPKPAGGTD, from the coding sequence ATGAAAAACCTTCGAATACCGTTGTTTCTACTGGCCCTGCTAGGAAGTCTGGCTTTTGCCGAGGACCTCGAGTTCAGCGCTGCCGATACCGCCTGGATGCTGGTGGCTACCGGCCTGGTGCTGCTGATGACCCCCGCGCTGGCTTTCTTTTATGGGGGGCTGGTGCGCTCCAAGAACGCGCTCAACACCATGATGATGAGCTTCTCGGCGCTGGGCTTCGTGGCGGTTGCCTGGGCTTTGCTGGGCTATACCCTGGCGCTCTCAGGTGAGGGCAACTTTATCGGCGACCTGCGCTACTTGTTCCTGAACAACGTCGGCCTGGAGAATAAAGGGGCCATCGCGGATATCAGCATCCCCCACATGCTCTGGATGATCTTCCAGGGTACTTTTGCCATCATCACGGCTGCCCTTATTTCGGGCGCGGTGGTAGAGCGGATGCGCTTCCCGGCCTTTTTACTGTTCATCACCCTGTGGAGCCTCTTCGTTTATGCCCCCCTTGCCAAGTGGGTCTGGGGCGGCGGCTTCCTGGCCGACCTGGGGGCGTGGGACTTTGCCGGCGGTACGGTGGTGCACATCAACTCGGGGATCGCCGCCTTAGTAGCAGCCCTGGTACTGGGGGCCCGTAAAGACTTTGGGCGGCAGGCCATCCTGCCCCACAACGTGCCCTTTGTGCTTCTGGGAGCGGCCTTGTTGTGGTTCGGCTGGTTCGGTTTTAATGCCGGCAGCGCCTGGGCGGCCAGCGCAACCGCTGGCCTGGCCCTGACCAACACCATTCTGGCTCCGGCGGCTACCATTGTGGCCTGGTCGCTGATCGACCTTGGACGCACAGGCCGCGTGACCGCTGTGGGTCTGGCCACCGCCATTGTGGTGGGCCTGGTGGTGATAACCCCTGCGGCTGCTTTTGTCTCACCCCTCTTTGCCCTGGCGATGGGTGCGATTGGGGCTTTCCCGAGCTACTACGTGCTGCTGTGGCGGGCCAGGAGCGGCCTGGACGACTCGCTCGATGTGTTCGCCGCTCACGGTGTGGGTGGCATCACCGGTGCCATCCTGACCGGGGTTTTTGCGCAGAAATCGGTCAACGGTTTGTTTGACGGCTTAATTGCTGGCAATCCCGCTCAGGTGCTGATTCAGGCTTTTGCTGTGCTAATCGCGGTGGTTTTCAGCGCTGCCATGACCTTTGTGCTGCTGAAGTTGGTGGGGGCCATTATTCCGCTCAAGGCCGCAGCCAAGGAAGAAGGGGTGGGTATGGACATCACCCAGCACGGCGAAGAGGCCTACACCAGTGGCGAGGGCGCAATTTTGCTTAAGAGCGAAACCCCTGTGCCAGTGGCCAGGCCCAAGCCTGCGGGTGGTACCGACTAA